Sequence from the Pelodiscus sinensis isolate JC-2024 chromosome 30, ASM4963464v1, whole genome shotgun sequence genome:
AGCTATTTATTGGCTGCATCACCGTGTCAATGAGAACAGCCCAGAGCTGCTGTGcaccagagccccagctggcctggcaCAGCCTGGTCCTTCATGGACCCCATAAGATGCTCTGGGAAAGCAGAGATGTTTTGTCTCCTGTGTTGCAGCAGCAGCTCTTGGGATGCAGCCACCAAGGGAACTTGCAGCTCAGGCTACCCCGTGTGTTTGATTCTGCCAGTAAGAAGCAGCCAGAGGGAAACTCAGTGCAACATCCTAAGCTGATGTCAGTTGATGCAGTCTCCTTGAACTCTGAGAAATTAGGGCTTCTCAAGGGGTGATGTGTCCCTTTGGTTTTTAGGGAGCTGCTTTGATTGACACCAGCTGGTGATCTGTCCCATTCTTTGGCTCTAATCTCTATTCTTTGCATGTGAAACTGAACTGGAGAGGAGAGCTTTTTGCCACATGGGATTAATTGTTGAGTGTAACTTGTAATGGCTAAGGAGCGATTCATTCCCACTGGGGACTGAACTTTGCAGAAACTCAGTGTGGCTAAATTTTTCTGTAGCTTATTTCACTTTCAGTTGAGATAAATCAAccatcttccttccttccttccttccttccttccttcctgcctaCCTATCTACCTACCTACGTAcctaccaaccaaccaaccaaccaattcTGTTTCCTCTTACTGTGGACAACACTGACCTAAAAGACTCATTAGGCTGTAGATGCAATAGGACATGACGTCCTAAAACTGATTGATTCACATTGGTGGTAGGTATGTCACACATTCTGAATGTATCAtaagaacatagaacataagaatggccgtactgtgtcagaccaaaggtccatctagcccagtgtcctgtctgcaaacagtggccagtgccagttgccccagagggggtggactaaagacaatgatcaagcgatttgtctcctgccatccctctccagcctttgacaaacagaggccagaggcaCCATTCCTCACCCctaggctaatagccttttatggacctaacttccatgaatttatctagctcttttttaaactctgtgatagtcctagccttcacagcctcctctggcaaggagttccacaggttgactgtgcgatgtgtgaagaagaactttcacttattagtcttaaacctgctacccattaatttaatttggtgtcctctagtccttatattatgggaactaatgaataacttttctttattcaccctctccacaccactcatgattttatagacctctatcctatcccccctcagtctcctcttttctaaactgaaaagtcccagtctctttagcctctcttcataactgacccgttccaaacccctcatcattttagttgcccttttctggccATCTCCTTGGATGCCTTTGCCCAtcccagagatgtcatcattcccctttattcggctttggtgaggctacatctggagtattgtgtccagttctgggccccccactacaaaaaggatgtggacacattggagagggtccagcggagggcaaccaaaatgattagggggctggagcatatgacttatgaggactgaaggacttgggtctgtttagtctgaagaagcgaagagtgaggggggatttgagagcagccttcaacttcctgaagggaggttccaaagaggctggagagaggctgttctcagtagtgacagatggcagaacaaggagcaatgggctcaagttgtggtgggagaggtccaggtttgatattaggaaaaactatttcactaggagggtggtgaagcactggaatgggttccctagggaagtagtggagtctccatccctagcgttgtttaagtctcggcttgacaaagccctggccaggttgatttagttgggattggtcctgcctagagcagggggctggacttgatgaccttctgaggtctcttccagttctatgattctatgatcccaggCCTCTTGTCTGACACAGCAATGAGCTCTGGAAAGTCAGCTGATGTCCACTGCATggcatcaagagatggagaaaccAGCACTTCCCTGGGTAGTTTGAAGGAAATGGGTGCAGTGAAGGGAAGTGAATCAACCACCAGGCCACTCTTGTGAGTCTGTAGCATAGCGCACATGCAGATGGGGCTGTGCTGAGGTTGTACAAGTAACCTTCACTCTGGTGTTTCCTAACATGGAATGGCCTGTTCTCCACGTAGATCTTCGTACTTACAGAACTGGTTGGGGCCAGTTTATATTTCTCGATTTCTTCCTGCCTCAAGACTTGTCCTTGCACTTTAGTGCATGCAGTTCTAGAGTCATTATAGTGCCAACAGTGCCTGACGTAGCGCATTCCCTTCACTATACCTGTGTAAAGACCTTTTATACTGAAATGACTGTGTCCATGTAAGGGGTTTGTGTTGTTTGCACCACACAAGTGGTGCTCCAGCTGTCCAGCTTTCTAGTGTAAACAATCACTAAAAACATTGCATTGAAAAAAAAGGCCAGGCGCTCgttaggaggagagagagattgcCTTCCCCTATGGCAACTGGCACCCAGATACTCGGGTGATGGGCACCAAGGGAAAACACACCTAAACAGCTGACATAGTGAATGTGAATGGCCAAATATCAGGTAAGGGGCTGCTGGGTCATTTCAGGAGAGGCTGGGTCCAGGCTCTGTCTGGGATCTCAATTGACAGCAAAGAGCTCAGGGAAGGCACTAGATTGTCCATTAAGGACCTGGCCCTGATCAAAGGCCGTCAGGACTGCATGGCAAGGATGGGCTCTGGGGGACTGGAGCTCTCTCTGGCTGCAGGGGCAGAGAACCCACAGCCTGTACTACTCCCCACACTGACagaggagaaaagggagagaTTCAGCCGCAAGTGCAGCTGATCTGCATTGAGACTCTGCGGGTGGGTGGCGAAGGCTTCCTCCCCAGTGGCCCAATGGATGGCTCATGTCACTGGTGGGGTTCACTGTCAGAGagtttccctgccccacctcctggtGAGGCCTCCCCAAATGAGAGTCTGAGAGGCGCCCCAGTGGGAAAAAGGGAAAACAAACCATGTAAATCCCAGTTTTCCCAGTGATTCTAAGGGACACAGGCCTGGGTGGGGAGAAGCATCGCCCCCTTCAAATGAGTGTTTTTCCAGACTTGTATTTGGCTCCCACGATTTAGCTGTCGGCCTCCAATGGGATCATCTCTCGCACTTAACAGCTAAGCGCTGGCGTATGCATGTTGTGACATGAATAGCTTAGTTTGGAATCTTCTAGAGGGAGGTTTTCAATTCAGATGTTGGGTGCACAACCAGGATTTAATGTACAATTAAACCAGTAACACTAATAATGGAACCAACGTCTGTGATCTGGACAAAATTGGAACTTTGCATGGAGGAGGGACCATTGGCCAACTCCCCGTCGAACCTTTGAAGCGAATGGCTAAATCCAATGGGGCTTGGTTCTAAGGTTAGAAGAACGACTGCTCTGGTCTCTGAGTGCCCACCCCTTGTCTTGGTCTTGAGCCGGTCCCTCTCTTAGCGCAGAAAATGTGATTCTCCCTCTCAAAATGGGTCCCAAACATGCTATAGAAATGTGTGCACCAAACATCATTTCTCCCACTGTGCTTAGTACCTGTAGGTCTTCCCACAGGAGCTGTAACCAATAGTCAGTCTACTGTAGGAAGAAAATTACCATAAGAGAAAATACGAGCAATTCCAGATCAATCACTGCAGTCGTTTTGTAGAGTACAAATCTGGTTTAATGACATACACACGATTTGTTTTCAGGAAACTGCAAtggttttattttctaaaatagtTTTCCCCCACATCAAGAAAAATACATTACTTATTTATAGAAGTCACCTGGAATAAAGAAACATGTCAACCAATGAATCCATAAATTGAAATCAAAGTAAAAAGTAACAATCAAAGAAACACACTCTCATACTGAAGTCCCCAAAAGGAGAAAAGTCAGAGACTTCATGAAGTCCTCCAGTGAATTTGCTGTGGTTGTTGATAACAGGCTCAGCTAGCATGGTGAGATTTGCGATGTAAATCCCTTACACGtttgtgcaggaatatgtgttcttgatcttataacacacttggttaggtccaataatggtatcagcagagtgaatatgtggacaaagctggcaacgaggtttgttgcaagggaaggtaccagggtaggtattaacctcaagatgattcttaccaacaaccacaggtcataccacactaataccaaccctggtaccttcccttgcaacaaacctcgttgccagctttgtccacatattcactctgctgataccattattggacctaaccaagtgagttataagatcaagaacacatattcctgcgcatccagaaatataatttatgcaatcatgtgccgaaagtgtccgtctgctatgtacattggacaaacgtctcagacacttcgccaaaggatcaatgcccacaaaacagatattagacaggatcacaaagaaaaaacagtttcttgccatttcaaccagaaaggacactgtctcaaccacttaatcacctgcatcctactccaaaagcctttcaaatctgcacttgaaagggaatcctctgaacagtcattcatgctaaaattcgacactctacgcgtgagtctcaacaaagactctgggtatcttacccattacagagatagcttccccaattatcacctctaataccattagctcacagacatctaccttcccccccccccccccgcataccccttctgttctgaaatttgatttgtccttttcatatgtgttcattttttttaactgtatcctttggtatatatggttgtgacaattttcttccactatttgatctgaggaagtgggtctggcccacgaaagctcatcacctaataaactatcttgttagtctttaaagtgctacatagtcctgtattttgtcacTGCTAGATAGGTGTGTGGGTAGATTTCTGAACATATATAGATTTTTATCTTCTTCATAAAGCTGTAATTCTAAATTAACTCAGTTAATATGAGTGCAGTTGGTCTTGATTTTATGACTTCATAAAAGGGTTACATCCCATGTTCTCAAAGACATAACTTTGTTATCAGTTGATGAAAGTTATAAAGACATACAAAATAAAATCACAGTCAAGGAGCAGAGCTggacatttttaatttttggcgAATATCTTCCATATAATCAGGTTCTTCAAGGTGGCTCTGATCTCCTTGTTCCTCATGATAAGTAAGCTCAGAATGAAATCACAGATAAAGTACAATAATGGACATTTTAATTCTTGGAGACTGACTTCCGCACAATCAGTTTCTTCAGTGAAGCCTTAATCTCCTTGTTCCTCATGCTGTAGATGACTGGATTCATCATGGGAGGCACCACGGAGTAGAGAACACCCACCACCAGATCCAGATTTGATGTTGAGCTGGAGATGGGTTTCACATAGGCATAGGAAGCAGTGCAAGTAAACAAAGAGACCAcagcgaggtgggggaggcaggtggagaaggctttgtgccggccctgctccgaggGGATTCTCAACACTGCTTTGAAGATCTGAACATATGACACAATGATAAAAACAAAGTAGCTTAATGCCAAAAACACACTAAAGGCAAGAACCCCAACTTTACTTAGGTACGAATCAGAGCAGGCCAGTTTGAGTAATGGGGGgatttcacagaagaactggTCAATGACGTTGGACTGGCAGAAGGGGAACCGGAAGGTGTTCCCGGTGTGCATGGCAGAGTAGAGAATGCTAGTAATCCAGGCACCGACTCCCATTTGCACACAAGCTCTTCTGCTCATCACTCGCTCGTAGTGCAGCGGGTGGCAGATGGCGACGTAtcggtcgtaggccatgacggTGAGCAAGGAAAGATCAGCTGCAGCAAAGACTAAAAAGAAAAAGACTTGGGAGACACAGGCAGGAAAAGAAATCGACCTGGTGTGCATGAGAGTGTTGACCATGGATTTGGGGACGGTGACAGAGATGGAGCCGAGGTCTAGGATGGACAGATtcaccaggaagaagtacatgggggtgtgcaggcgATGGTCGAGGGCGATGGCTGTGATGATGAGAAGATTCCCCAACAACGCGGCCAGGTACACCACCAGGAACACCACAACGTGCAAAATCTGCAGCTCCCGGACGTCAGAGAACCCCAGGAGAAGGAACTTGGTCACGGTGGTTCGGTTGGACATTTTCTTCCTCAGCACATCCTGTGAGGTCTGTGAAAGGAAGGATAAAAACAATGGTGAAGACTATGAGAGAGAGGAAATGACCCTGAACCCTCTCAATAATATCTCAAATAGTAACAAATGgcctagtagcactttatagactaacaaaacatgtagctaggatcatgagctttcgtgggcacagcccacttcttcggatatttcgttagtctataaagtgctaccagacaatttgttgttttgtgtttttctgtaacagactaattcggctatcccctgaagcttcagatCTCAAATAGCAGGTGTTACAGATTCACAGCACTCATTCCAGCCATGTGCCAGGAGTG
This genomic interval carries:
- the LOC102464031 gene encoding olfactory receptor 14A16-like isoform X2, encoding MSNRTTVTKFLLLGFSDVRELQILHVVVFLVVYLAALLGNLLIITAIALDHRLHTPMYFFLVNLSILDLGSISVTVPKSMVNTLMHTRSISFPACVSQVFFFLVFAAADLSLLTVMAYDRYVAICHPLHYERVMSRRACVQMGVGAWITSILYSAMHTGNTFRFPFCQSNVIDQFFCEIPPLLKLACSDSYLSKVGVLAFSVFLALSYFVFIIVSYVQIFKAVLRIPSEQGRHKAFSTCLPHLAVVSLFTCTASYAYVKPISSSTSNLDLVVGVLYSVVPPMMNPVIYSMRNKEIKASLKKLIVRKSVSKN
- the LOC102464031 gene encoding olfactory receptor 14A16-like isoform X1; its protein translation is MSNRTTVTKFLLLGFSDVRELQILHVVVFLVVYLAALLGNLLIITAIALDHRLHTPMYFFLVNLSILDLGSISVTVPKSMVNTLMHTRSISFPACVSQVFFFLVFAAADLSLLTVMAYDRYVAICHPLHYERVMSRRACVQMGVGAWITSILYSAMHTGNTFRFPFCQSNVIDQFFCEIPPLLKLACSDSYLSKVGVLAFSVFLALSYFVFIIVSYVQIFKAVLRIPSEQGRHKAFSTCLPHLAVVSLFTCTASYAYVKPISSSTSNLDLVVGVLYSVVPPMMNPVIYSMRNKEIKASLKKLINLIIWKIFAKN